GGCCTGGCTCGACGCCACGCTCCGGCGCCTGGCATGGTCTCCCCGCCACAAGCGCGCGCTCGAGATCGGCTCGAAGGACGGGTCGTTCCTGAAGCTCATCCGCGACGACGGCTGGGAGGCGGTGGGGATGGATCCGAACGCCACCTACGGCAGGCTGGCGAAGGAAGTGTACGGGGTCGAGATCAGGTCCGGCTATTTTGAGCAGGGGACCTTTCCCCCGGCGACCTTTGACCTCGTGAGCAGCTTCCATGTGATTGAGCACATCCAGGATCCCAATCCGGTCCTAACCGCTGTTCGCGACGTCTTGACCCCAGGTGGCCTGCTGTATCTTGAGACACCCAATCTGCATTGCCTCCAGCGGCGGCAATTGGCCACGGGGCACGTTGTGCTCTACTCGTTGGCGACGCTCGCACAGGTGCTAGAACACAACGGCTTTGAGGTGGTTGCTGTCTCGGAGAACGGCCCGGGAGGCCTGTTGACCTTCGACCAGGTGGCGGTACTCGCAAGGGCCACCGGCCGACCGGCCGGCGAATGGCGCCTCGGAGAATCCTTCGAGGAGGCGAAAGCCTGTCTGGAACGGGCGCTCCAGTCGAATTTTCCATCGCCGGAAGGGCTCTCGTTCCGCAACCGGATGTTTCATCTTGTGCAGCGGCTCTTCGGTGATGAGCGGGCGCTGGCGCTCAAGTCCGTCTATCTGGGCGTGCATGCCAGGCGCCGCGGACAGCAGATGGAGAAGGCAGCGGGCGGTCCGGCGATGGACCTGAACCGCCTGCCCGATCCCGTGCGGCAGCAATTCCTTCAGGGATTCCTGCAAGAAGGCCACCTGCGGGAGCTCCAGCGGCTACCCGACGAGTGGGTGCAGTTGAAGGTGCTGGCCCGCATCAAGGTGTTCCGCCTTTCCCATGACCAGACGAAGGCCCTGGTTGATGCGGAGCTTTCCCGTGCGCAGGAGGGCGCCTTCCCATGATCGTGCTGGAGCGTCTCACCCTCTTCGGTCTCCTCCGGCTTGCGCGACTGAGGAGCGCCTCCCCCGCGCGGCGGGCGGTGCTTCTCAACGCGGGGCCTGCTGGTCGTCTCGCCGCGAGAGTCTTCGGCGTGGAACTTCTCCCCGACACGCATCGGGGCAGGGACCGCGCCTTGGCCTTTCTTCTGGCCATTCCGGTCACGGAGGCGCTGCTTCGGAAAGGCAAGGAAGATGCGGGGGCGCAGCGAGCGCTGCTGGCTTTCTTCGGGACCGACGAGATCCTGCAGGCCTACCGGAAGTTTCTTCTGCAATATTCAATTGAAGCCATTACGGACTGGCAGGCGGCGCTGTATGAGGCGTTGAAGGCCGGTTGTGAAGCCATCACGTGCCTTCCAATCGGGCCACAGTCAGCCGCGCTCCTGGACTGCTGGAGAAGGCTGCAGCAGGATGCCAAGGCCGACGCCATCGAGATTATTGAAGATAGGGCGGGCTCCATTGCGAGCGGATTCTACGGTTCTCTTTATGGGGGTGTGGCTGGGCTGGCCTTGCTGGCCCAATGGCTGGGACGATTGCTGCACCAAGGCTTGTGCCTGCGCGCGCCCCGGCCATCGCGCTACCTCGTAGGCCTGCATGGCTACTGGAATGTGGCCTCGGGGCGTCCCTGGGATCTCCGTTCGGCGGATTTTCTCGTCGATGGCACGCGTGTCCGGCGCGAAGACCTGCTTCTTCTGTTGTCCCGAGGAGGGAACACGGATGAGCGCATGCGCCAATACCGGGAGGCAGGATTCGCCTTTGTCCTCCTCTCCGGGCTGCGGGCACCGGCGGCCTACGCGGTCAGGCTGGTCCCCCGCCTGTTGAAAGCCGCGGCCTGCCTCTGCCTGCCGTCCCGGTCGGTGCACCCGCTCCTTCGCCGCCGGGCGGCGGGGGCGATCCTCTATGGGATAAGCCTGGAGGTCCTGCTCCAGCACTATCGCCTCGGCGTGCTCCTCAATGCCGATGAGGATTCCTACGAAGCTGTCGTGGAAACAGCCGTCCTCAACAAATTCGGCGGAGCCACTTCCTGGATCCCCCATACCGTCGTCGGGGGCCTTTTCACGATGGCCTACCTGCACTTCGATCTTCTGCCGCTTCAAGGCTGGTTTCACGCCGAGAATTGCGGCGAGACCTGGAACAAGCGGATGCGGGTCAGACCCGTCGGCATGGCGACGAACGATCGCCCCGGTGATGCGGAAGCAAGCCTGGCCAGCGACGCCGTTCGCAGATTGGTCGAGGGGTTCAGAGGTAACGGACCGGTCAAAATCCTGGGCGCCTTCACCGGGTCGTATACCCCCGATACGTTTGTGCAGGAGCGGTATCGGCGGTTTCTCCGGGCGCTGGCCTTGCTGGCCGAGCGAGCCGCCTCCTTGCGGATCATCATCAAGCCAAAGGCCACAGAGGAATGGCCTGAGCATGCCTATTTTCTGTCCGAGGAACCCTTCCGGAGCACGATCCAGGCGGGGGTCCAGAACGGGAGGATCACCGTCCTAGACCCCCGCGCCGGCCTGACCTGCTCGGCGCAGTATCTGATGAGCCTGTCCGATACGGTGCTGTCAACCGCGCAGCACGCCGCATTCGGCTCGGTCTGGGTGGAGGCCCTCCTGCTTGGGAAGCCCTCCTATGTCTTCGCGCCCTCTGAGTTCAGGTCGGCCCCGTTTGCCGGAAAGTTTTTTGACCGCTGGATCTTCGACCACGAAGAGCGTCTTGCCGTGGTCGTGACCGACAGTCTCACAACGCCCGGGAAGGGCGAGGTTGACGGGATGATCGCGCACCTGTTCGATCCTTTTAATGACGGCCGCGCCCTGGAGCGGATGAGGAGCGAGATCCTGGCCGTCGTCCCGTCGGAATTCCATGCGGCCAACGAGGCCGCATGCTGATCACCGCCCGCTTATCTGTGCGAGCGGGCGTCGAGAGCGACTCCGAGGGGTCCGCTCCTCGTCGTCCTGCAAGAGAGGGGACCGCTGTCCATGGCTGAGTACACGCCCTACAGGTCCGGCCACCACTATGTGAAGGACTATGATCCCGCGCGCTTCGGCGAGCGCTATGCCGAGTACCGCCGCAAGTGGGAAACCTATCCGAAAAACCGCATCGTCAGCGATTTCCCGATCAACGTAGACCTCGAACTGGCCAGCATGTGCAACCTGCGCTGCCCGATGTGCCACACGGTCTACATTGAGCACCCGTCCTATCCGGCCTTCGTGCAGCAGGACGCCACCAGGCTCATGCCCTTCGACACCTTCCGGCGGGCCATCGACGAAGGGGTGGGGTACGAGGATTTCTCCGCGATCAAGCTGAACTTTCGCGGCGAGTCCACGCTGCACCCGAAGATCGACGAATTCATCCGCTACGCGAAAGAGCGCGGCGTGCTGGACATCCTCCTCAACACGAACGGCAACTATCCGCCGGAGCTGAACGAGAAGCTCGTGGACGCGGGGTTGTCCGACATCGCCTTTTCGTTCGATGCCCTGACTCCGGACACGTATAAGAAGGTCCGGGTGGGCGGCGACTTCTTCCTGGCCATGAGCAACGCGATGCAGATGCTGAGGCACCGCGACCGTCTGCGCGTCCGGGTCTCCTTCGTCCATCAGAAGGCGAACACCCATGAGAAGGACGCGTTCGTCAAGTTCTGGACGGACATGGGAGCGGACAGGATTCTCGTGTCCGACGTCTATAATCCGGCGGAGCTGATCAGAAAGGACATGCTGGTCAAGCAGTACACCAAGCCGGAGCGGTTTACCTGCCCGCAACTCTGGCAACGGCTCATGGTGCTGGACAACGGCGACGTCTATCCCTGCTGCCATGCCTTCGAGGAGCCGGACGATCTGAAACTCGGGAACATTAATGAGACACCGCTTATCAAGATTTGGCGGGGGGAGAAACTGGAACAGCTGCGGGAGACTCACGCCAACGGGGATTACCGGCAAATCAGAACCTGCGCCACCTGCGCCTATCCCAAGCAGCCAATCGAGAATGGCTCTGATGGGCAACCCTGATCTCTACACCGTGATCCGGGAGCGCGAGGCGCCCGTCGTCATCGCGGAGATGGCGAACGCCCACGAAGGATCGCCGGCGTCCGCTCGCGCGATCGTCGAGGCGGCGGCCGCCGCCGGCGCGGACGCCGTCAAGTTCCAGAAGTTCACGGCGGAGGAGCTGCTCGTGCGCAGCCATCCGCGGTACGGGCACTTCAAGCAGCTGGAGATGCCGGATGCGGCCTGGGCGGAGCTCGTGGACCTGGCCCTGGGGCTGGGGCTCTACGTGCTGGCGGACGTGTTCGGGCCGGACAGCGCCTCGCTCATGCACCGGCTGAACGTGGACGGCTACAAGATCCATTCCTCGGACACGATCAACCATGCGTTGATCCGGCAGGTGGCGCAGTACGGACGGCCGGTGTTCCTCAGTTGCGGGGGGGCGCGCCAGATCGAAGTGATGGACGCGGTTCAGGTCCTGCGCCGGACCGGCTGTGAGCAGATCGTGCTGCTGCACGGGTTCCAGAACTATCCCACCCGGCTGGAGGACACCCAGCTCAGGCGGGTACAGGCCCTGGCCGCGCAATTCGGCTGTCCCGTCGGCTATGCCGACCACGTGGCCGGCGAGTCCGAATGGGCCGTCATGCTTCCGCTGATGGCGGTGGCCGCTGGCGCCCGGGTGGTCGAGAAGCATGTGACGCTCGACCGGTCCCGCAAGGGCATCGATTACTATTCGTCGGCCGAGCCGCAGGAGCTGGCCCGGCTGGTTCGGCTGCTCCGGGACGCCGGCAAGGGCCTCGGCGGCACCTATGCCATGAGCGACGGCGAGCTGAAGTACCTGCACGAGGTCAAAAAGCTCATGCTGGCCGCCCGGGATCTCCCGGCGGGGACCCGCCTGGACGAATCGATGGTGACGTACAAGCGCGCCCCGTCCGACGTTCATCCCCTCAAGTATGCGGATGTGGCCGGCCGAACGCTTCAGGTGTCCCGGAAAGCCGATGAGCCTCTGTCGCTCGACCAGTTGGGGCTCAAGACCGTGGCCCTCATCGCCGTGCGCATGCATTCCACACGGCTTCCCAGGAAGGCGCTCTTGCCGCTGGCCGGCCGTCCGGCGATCGAACACCTCATCGCCCGCCTGAAGCTGGCCAAGACGCCGGCGTCGATCGTGCTCTGCACGTCCACCCATCCGGACGACGAGGTATTGGTGGAAGTCGCCGAGCGCTGCGGGATCAAGTGGTTCCGCGGGGCCGAAGACGACGTGATGCGGAGGTTTCTGGATGCGGCCGATCGGGAGGGAGCGGACGTGGTCGTCCGGGCGACGGGGGACGATGTTCTCCTGGATCCCGCCTACCTCGACCGGGCCGTGGCGTTCCACCTGTCGAAAAACGCCGACTATACGGCCTATCCCGGTCTTCCCAAGGGCATGGAGACCGAAATCCTGTCCGTCAGCATGCTGCGCGCGGCCCACGCCATGGCCGAGGATCCCTCGTTCAGCGAGTACATGACCTATTACCTGCGCCGCCCCGACGTATTCCGCGTGTCGGACATGCCGGTCGAGGAGGCCGATCGCCGGCCCTACCGGCTGACGCTGGATACACGG
This genomic stretch from Nitrospirota bacterium harbors:
- a CDS encoding radical SAM protein; protein product: MAEYTPYRSGHHYVKDYDPARFGERYAEYRRKWETYPKNRIVSDFPINVDLELASMCNLRCPMCHTVYIEHPSYPAFVQQDATRLMPFDTFRRAIDEGVGYEDFSAIKLNFRGESTLHPKIDEFIRYAKERGVLDILLNTNGNYPPELNEKLVDAGLSDIAFSFDALTPDTYKKVRVGGDFFLAMSNAMQMLRHRDRLRVRVSFVHQKANTHEKDAFVKFWTDMGADRILVSDVYNPAELIRKDMLVKQYTKPERFTCPQLWQRLMVLDNGDVYPCCHAFEEPDDLKLGNINETPLIKIWRGEKLEQLRETHANGDYRQIRTCATCAYPKQPIENGSDGQP
- a CDS encoding methyltransferase domain-containing protein; translation: MKNIEACPACDCPDSRRLVQVVTEHVSPADDLVYLHCGRCGLVYSHRQFEDSAELDECYAAPYQEAARAEFLKVTAHKTGIHRYRKAWLDATLRRLAWSPRHKRALEIGSKDGSFLKLIRDDGWEAVGMDPNATYGRLAKEVYGVEIRSGYFEQGTFPPATFDLVSSFHVIEHIQDPNPVLTAVRDVLTPGGLLYLETPNLHCLQRRQLATGHVVLYSLATLAQVLEHNGFEVVAVSENGPGGLLTFDQVAVLARATGRPAGEWRLGESFEEAKACLERALQSNFPSPEGLSFRNRMFHLVQRLFGDERALALKSVYLGVHARRRGQQMEKAAGGPAMDLNRLPDPVRQQFLQGFLQEGHLRELQRLPDEWVQLKVLARIKVFRLSHDQTKALVDAELSRAQEGAFP